Proteins from a single region of Primulina tabacum isolate GXHZ01 chromosome 5, ASM2559414v2, whole genome shotgun sequence:
- the LOC142546604 gene encoding membrane protein PM19L-like, whose product MRPLLTVNFVVYLIVVGLVCWSLDKYIDGEQNHPHVGGNPSTMIFALLAGTTGLYSVFQGYMQARVWNNIGLASAATSAIISWGITALAFGLVCKQIIVGGHRVNACKHWKRLLRYRASAN is encoded by the exons ATGAGGCCTCTGCTGACAGTGAATTTTGTGGTGTATTTGATTGTTGTGGGGCTGGTTTGTTGGTCTTTAGACAAATACATCGATGGAGAACAGAATCACCCCC ACGTGGGTGGGAATCCTTCGACGATGATATTTGCGTTGCTCGCTGGTACGACGGGGCTATACTCGGTGTTTCAGGGATACATGCAAGCTCGTGTCTGGAACAACATTGGACTTGCAAGTGCTGCAACATCCGCTATTATCTCATGGGGGATTACTGCTCTTGCTTTTGG TCTGGTTTGCAAACAAATCATAGTGGGAGGACACAGGGTAAACGCTTG CAAACACTGGAAGCGTTTGTTGCGATATCGGGCCTCGGCCAACTAG
- the LOC142546602 gene encoding putative NAD(P)H dehydrogenase (quinone) FQR1-like 2 isoform X1 — MGKGGGCVPSKKKLPKSTTVAASDDDSIPESTPPPATNHVVSNESITSTISDPTRNLKLFIVFYSMYGHVEGLARRMKRGVEMTPGVDAVLYRVPETLPEDVLRKMQAPPKDDSIHVIGSPDELTAADGFLFGFPTSYGCMVAQMKAFFDSTGQLWREQKKLAGKPAGFFVSTGTQGGGQETTACCRWTAITQLAHHGMLFIPIGYTFGGGMFKMDSIKGGTPYGAGVYAGDGTREPSETELAIAEHQGKYMADFVKRLAQS; from the exons ATGGGAAAGGGTGGAGGCTGTGTTCCCAGCAAGAAAAAACTTCCAAAATCCACAACCGTCGCCGCCTCCGATGATGATAGCATCCCGGAATCCACGCCGCCTCCCGCCACCAACCATGTCGTCAGCAACGAATCCATAACCTCCACCATTTCAGATCCCACACGGAATCTCAAGCTTTTCATAGTTTTCTACTCCATGTATGGCCACGTGGAGGGTCTTGCCCGGCGGATGAAACGAGGGGTTGAGATGACTCCCGGGGTAGATGCTGTGCTCTACCGTGTGCCCGAGACGCTTCCCGAAGATGTACTTCGTAAAATGCAGGCTCCGCCGAAAGACGATTCGATCCACGTGATCGGCTCTCCCGATGAATTGACGGCAGCTGATGGGTTCTTATTCGGCTTTCCCACGAGCTACGGGTGCATGGTTGCGCAAATGAAGGCTTTTTTTGATTCTACGGGACAGTTGTGGAGAGAGCAGAAGAAGCTCGCTGGCAAGCCTGCTGGCTTCTTCGTCAGCACCGGAACACAAGGTGGAGGTCAAGAGACTACTGC CTGCTGCAGGTGGACAGCAATTACACAATTAGCTCATCATGGGATGCTGTTCATTCCCATTGGATACACTTTCGGTGGTGGTATGTTCAAAATGGATTCCATCAAAGGAGGTACTCCATATGGTGCTGGAGTCTATGCAGGTGATGGCACGAGGGAACCTAGTGAAACAGAATTGGCCATTGCAGAACATCAAGGCAAATACATGGCTGATTTTGTTAAGCGGCTTGCTCAGAGTTAA
- the LOC142546602 gene encoding putative NAD(P)H dehydrogenase (quinone) FQR1-like 2 isoform X2: protein MGKGGGCVPSKKKLPKSTTVAASDDDSIPESTPPPATNHVVSNESITSTISDPTRNLKLFIVFYSMYGHVEGLARRMKRGVEMTPGVDAVLYRVPETLPEDVLRKMQAPPKDDSIHVIGSPDELTAADGFLFGFPTSYGCMVAQMKAFFDSTGQLWREQKKLAGKPAGFFVSTGTQGGGQETTAWTAITQLAHHGMLFIPIGYTFGGGMFKMDSIKGGTPYGAGVYAGDGTREPSETELAIAEHQGKYMADFVKRLAQS from the exons ATGGGAAAGGGTGGAGGCTGTGTTCCCAGCAAGAAAAAACTTCCAAAATCCACAACCGTCGCCGCCTCCGATGATGATAGCATCCCGGAATCCACGCCGCCTCCCGCCACCAACCATGTCGTCAGCAACGAATCCATAACCTCCACCATTTCAGATCCCACACGGAATCTCAAGCTTTTCATAGTTTTCTACTCCATGTATGGCCACGTGGAGGGTCTTGCCCGGCGGATGAAACGAGGGGTTGAGATGACTCCCGGGGTAGATGCTGTGCTCTACCGTGTGCCCGAGACGCTTCCCGAAGATGTACTTCGTAAAATGCAGGCTCCGCCGAAAGACGATTCGATCCACGTGATCGGCTCTCCCGATGAATTGACGGCAGCTGATGGGTTCTTATTCGGCTTTCCCACGAGCTACGGGTGCATGGTTGCGCAAATGAAGGCTTTTTTTGATTCTACGGGACAGTTGTGGAGAGAGCAGAAGAAGCTCGCTGGCAAGCCTGCTGGCTTCTTCGTCAGCACCGGAACACAAGGTGGAGGTCAAGAGACTACTGC GTGGACAGCAATTACACAATTAGCTCATCATGGGATGCTGTTCATTCCCATTGGATACACTTTCGGTGGTGGTATGTTCAAAATGGATTCCATCAAAGGAGGTACTCCATATGGTGCTGGAGTCTATGCAGGTGATGGCACGAGGGAACCTAGTGAAACAGAATTGGCCATTGCAGAACATCAAGGCAAATACATGGCTGATTTTGTTAAGCGGCTTGCTCAGAGTTAA
- the LOC142546603 gene encoding ultraviolet-B receptor UVR8-like isoform X1 codes for MASKTVVIAWGSGEDGQLGIGNSEEKEWVCAISALSSSNVCSVVAGSRNSLAICDDGKLFTWGWNQRGTLGHPQETKNENVPSQVKALANVKIIQAAIGGWHCLAVDEQGRAYAWGTSTVFGGNEYGQCGEEPERKEDMGKPVRRDIIIPQRCVPRLSVHQVAAGGTHSVVLTREGHVWTWGQPWPPGDIKQISTPVRVQGLDSVRLIAVGAFHNLALLDDGTLMAWGNNEYGQLGTGDTQPRSQPIPVQGLSDLTLVDIAAGGWHSTALTDDGEVYGWGRGEHGRLGFGDDKSSKMVPQRVQLLVGEDIVQVSCGGTHSVALTRDGCMYSFGRGDHGRLGYGRKVTTGNPAEVPITIPPPKGISGSAAEGRWCAKLVACGGRHTLAIAEWHSSEADNVRTLKR; via the exons ATGGCCTCCAAAACTGTTGTTATTGCATG GGGTTCTGGAGAAGATGGACAGTTGGGAATTGGAAACAGTGAGGAGAAAGAATGGGTTTGTGCCATTTCTGCTCTGAGTTCTAGCAACGTTTGCTCTGTAGTGGCCGGTAGCCGTAACTCCCTTGCTATATGTGATGACGGAAAG TTATTTACATGGGGCTGGAATCAAAGGGGAACACTGGGCCATCCACAGGAAACCAAAAATGAGAATGTTCCAAGCCAAGTTAAGGCACTTGCCAATGTCAAAATTATTCAG GCTGCTATTGGTGGCTGGCATTGCTTGGCCGTTGATGAACAAGGTCGAGCTTATGCATGGGGTACGTCTACTGTTTTTG GTGGGAATGAGTATGGACAGTGTGGTGAAGAACCTGAACGGAAAGAAGACATGGGCAAACCTGTCAGAAGAGATATAATCATTCCACAGCGATGTGTGCCAAGACTTTCTGTTCATCAG GTAGCTGCTGGTGGAACTCATTCTGTTGTTCTTACCCGAGAAGGACATGTATGGACATGGGGTCAACCATGGCCTCCTGGAGACAT AAAGCAAATTTCGACCCCAGTTCGAGTGCAAGGTCTTGATAGTGTTAGGTTAATTGCAGTAGGTGCATTTCACAATTTAGCTCTTCTTGATGATGGAACTTTGATGGCTTGGGGCAATAATGAGTATGGTCAGCTTGGAACTGGTGATACCCAGCCAAGATCACAACCTATTCCTGTCCAGGGCCTCTCTGATCTTACTTTG GTTGATATTGCTGCTGGAGGATGGCATTCTACCGCGTTGACTGATGATGGAGAG GTGTATGGATGGGGCAGAGGGGAGCACGGAAGACTTGGATTTGGAGATGACAAGAGCAGCAAAATGGTTCCTCAAAGGGTTCAACTTTTAGTGGGCGAGGACATTGTTCAG GTTTCTTGTGGAGGTACTCACTCCGTTGCATTAACGAGGGATGGCTGCATGTATTCA TTTGGACGAGGGGACCATGGACGTTTGGGATATGGACGAAAGGTGACAACAGGGAATCCAGCTGAAGTTCCCATAACAATTCCACCTCCTAAAGGCATCAGCGGCAGTGCAGCTGAAGGCCGGTGGTGTGCTAAACTAGTTGCTTGTGGTGGCCGTCATACTCTGGCGATAGCGGAATGGCACTCTTCTGAGGCGGATAACGTACGTACTCTGAAGCGCTAA
- the LOC142546599 gene encoding putative protein phosphatase 2C 80 isoform X2, translating into MPSGFVSNLNVAFGFGFQTAVKVNQVQPLNLIESCLSRKFSGTGLTREVLKYSSSRCHRKVMAASGSLAASGDLAIDNLSSCCGNFSSFVKPIGVYFDDKSYRNCRKARVSLRTVEAECYRGVQGCVVYDFKQGSRDSKPPFLTGSSNGRAFSSSCYSDGVVPDVSAIESFSAEPLSSLALSAEPTPYHGVLKLLSGACYLPHPAKEETGGEDAHFICDEEQAIGVADGVGGWADVGVNAGLYARELMSYSVQAIQKTPNGSIDPLLVLEKAHAATKAMGSSTACIISLKNQGLHAINLGDSGFIVIRDGCTIFESPIQQHGFNFTYQLDSDSKGDLPSSGQVFEIPVVPGDVVVAGSDGLFDNLYTKEIEAVVADAIKEGLSPNASAKKLASFARVRALDKKQQTPFSTAAQEAGYAYYGGKLDDITVVVSYVSLLLN; encoded by the exons aatcaagttcaacccctTAATTTGATAGAATCTTGCTTATCTCGAAAATTTTCTGGTACTGGTTTGACTCGTGAAGTGTTAAAATATTCTAGCAGTCGGTGCCACAGAAAAGTGATGGCAGCTTCTGGCTCTTTGGCTGCCTCAGGTGATCTTGCGATAGACAATTTATCATCTTGTTGTGGAAATTTCTCAAGTTTTGTGAAGCCTATTGgtgtttattttgatgataaaaGTTATAGAAATTGTCGAAAAGCTAGGGTGAGTTTGAGGACTGTAGAGGCAGAATGTTATCGGGGAGTTCAGGGATGTgttgtttatgattttaagcaGGGGTCTCGAGACTCCAAACCTCCTTTCTTGACAGGGTCAAGCAATGGTCGAGCTTTCTCATCATCTTGTTACTCTGATGGAGTAGTGCCAGATGTATCGGCCATTGAATCTTTCAGTGCCGAGCCTCTTTCAAGTCTTGCGCTTTCAGCTGAACC TACCCCATATCATGGTGTTCTGAAGCTTCTTTCGGGAGCATGTTATCTACCCCATCCAGCTAAAGAGGAAACTGGTGGAGAAGATGCTCATTTTATTTGCGATGAAGAGCAGGCAATAGGCGTTGCTGATGGAGTTGGTGGATGGGCAGATGTTGGTGTTAATGCAGGATTGTATGCCCGTGAACTCATGTCTTATTCAGTCCAAGCAATTCAAAAAACTCCCAATGGCAGCATTGATCCGTTGTTGGTTTTGGAAAAAGCTCATGCAGCGACTAAAGCCATGGGTTCATCCACGGCGTgcattatttctctcaaaaaccAG GGTCTTCATGCCATTAACCTTGGAGACAGTGGGTTTATTGTGATTAGAGATGGTTGCACAATATTTGAATCGCCTATACAGCAACACGGCTTCAATTTCACGTATCAACTCGATAGTGACAGCAAAGGTGACCTACCAAGTTCTGGACAG GTTTTTGAGATCCCGGTTGTACCTGGAGACGTGGTTGTAGCAGGCAGCGATGGTTTATTTGACAACTTGTATACCAAAGAGATAGAGGCGGTTGTGGCAGATGCCATCAAAGAAGGGCTTAGCCCCAACGCATCGGCCAAGAAACTCGCTTCATTTGCACGTGTTCGAGCTTTAGACAAGAAACAGCAAACTCCATTTTCTACAGCAGCTCAAGAAGCCGGATATGCTTATTATGGTGGTAAACTTGATGACATAACTGTTGTTGTCTCTTATGTCTCTTTATTATTGAACTAA
- the LOC142544778 gene encoding uncharacterized protein LOC142544778: MSKTMEKSPYGSRRHDEVDLDMKEWGLKDRISRENMNSRRFSASNLTSFREDATSFRSNVTICSTLSSPGYTAREEIDPSTYSFTTALKALQAKTIYTWGYLSPPDEGYTLNSKWSEAEKYISNPLSGRVPMECLSAKTLSGRSSRSLTSRITMSAPLIYPSMSLQQPRPSSFVNEHEKKITVQERLKTITTRDIGTQSTPVDVSSRSPSPIHTPSIEERSIKKSENEGGDSSVSSGKIFTSDKEVEVEKPREDEEFTQRKEGEEDRSKARKKASTCSCLSLITRKRRRANRSKPRQNTTH, from the exons ATGTCAAAAACCATGGAAAAATCTCCTTACGGTTCACGACGACATGACGAGGTCGATTTGGACATGAAAGAATGGGGCCTCAAGGATCGAATCAGCCGCGAAAACATGAATTCGAGAAGATTTTCGGCATCAAATCTTACAAGTTTCAGAGAAGATGCAACATCTTTCAGATCAAACGTAACCATTTGTAGCACTCTCTCTTCTCCAGGATACACAGCACGAG AAGAAATTGACCCTTCGACTTATTCATTCACCACCGCCTTAAAAG CACTACAAGCAAAAACGATTTACACATGGGGATACCTTTCACCACCAGATGAAGGATACACTCTCAACTCCAAATGGAGTGAAGCTGAGAAATACATTTCCAACCCTTTATCAGGAAGAGTTCCAATGGAATGTTTATCTGCAAAAACATTGAGTGGAAGGTCGTCTCGTAGCTTAACGAGCCGAATCACCATGTCTGCTCCATTGATATATCCTTCCATGAGTTTGCAGCAACCTCGCCCCAGCTCCTTTGTAAATGAGCATGAAAAGAAAATTACTGTCCAAG AAAGATTGAAGACAATAACGACTAGAGACATCGGGACGCAGAGCACGCCGGTTGATGTTAGTTCGAGAAGCCCGAGTCCGATTCACACTCCTTCCATTGAAGAAAGATCGATAAAGAAGAGTGAAAATGAGGGCGGAGACTCGTCTGTTTCCAGTGGGAAAATATTTACATCTGACAAGGag GTGGAAGTGGAAAAACCGAGGGAGGATGAAGAATTCacacaaagaaaagaaggagaaGAAGATAGGAGTAAAGCAAGAAAGAAAGCGAGTACGTGCAGTTGTCTCTCTTTAATTACGAGAAAGAGAAGAAGAGCAAATAGAAGCAAACCCAGACAAAATACCACCCATTAA
- the LOC142546599 gene encoding putative protein phosphatase 2C 80 isoform X1 produces the protein MPSGFVSNLNVAFGFGFQTAVKVNQVQPLNLIESCLSRKFSGTGLTREVLKYSSSRCHRKVMAASGSLAASGDLAIDNLSSCCGNFSSFVKPIGVYFDDKSYRNCRKARVSLRTVEAECYRGVQGCVVYDFKQGSRDSKPPFLTGSSNGRAFSSSCYSDGVVPDVSAIESFSAEPLSSLALSAEPSTPYHGVLKLLSGACYLPHPAKEETGGEDAHFICDEEQAIGVADGVGGWADVGVNAGLYARELMSYSVQAIQKTPNGSIDPLLVLEKAHAATKAMGSSTACIISLKNQGLHAINLGDSGFIVIRDGCTIFESPIQQHGFNFTYQLDSDSKGDLPSSGQVFEIPVVPGDVVVAGSDGLFDNLYTKEIEAVVADAIKEGLSPNASAKKLASFARVRALDKKQQTPFSTAAQEAGYAYYGGKLDDITVVVSYVSLLLN, from the exons aatcaagttcaacccctTAATTTGATAGAATCTTGCTTATCTCGAAAATTTTCTGGTACTGGTTTGACTCGTGAAGTGTTAAAATATTCTAGCAGTCGGTGCCACAGAAAAGTGATGGCAGCTTCTGGCTCTTTGGCTGCCTCAGGTGATCTTGCGATAGACAATTTATCATCTTGTTGTGGAAATTTCTCAAGTTTTGTGAAGCCTATTGgtgtttattttgatgataaaaGTTATAGAAATTGTCGAAAAGCTAGGGTGAGTTTGAGGACTGTAGAGGCAGAATGTTATCGGGGAGTTCAGGGATGTgttgtttatgattttaagcaGGGGTCTCGAGACTCCAAACCTCCTTTCTTGACAGGGTCAAGCAATGGTCGAGCTTTCTCATCATCTTGTTACTCTGATGGAGTAGTGCCAGATGTATCGGCCATTGAATCTTTCAGTGCCGAGCCTCTTTCAAGTCTTGCGCTTTCAGCTGAACC AAGTACCCCATATCATGGTGTTCTGAAGCTTCTTTCGGGAGCATGTTATCTACCCCATCCAGCTAAAGAGGAAACTGGTGGAGAAGATGCTCATTTTATTTGCGATGAAGAGCAGGCAATAGGCGTTGCTGATGGAGTTGGTGGATGGGCAGATGTTGGTGTTAATGCAGGATTGTATGCCCGTGAACTCATGTCTTATTCAGTCCAAGCAATTCAAAAAACTCCCAATGGCAGCATTGATCCGTTGTTGGTTTTGGAAAAAGCTCATGCAGCGACTAAAGCCATGGGTTCATCCACGGCGTgcattatttctctcaaaaaccAG GGTCTTCATGCCATTAACCTTGGAGACAGTGGGTTTATTGTGATTAGAGATGGTTGCACAATATTTGAATCGCCTATACAGCAACACGGCTTCAATTTCACGTATCAACTCGATAGTGACAGCAAAGGTGACCTACCAAGTTCTGGACAG GTTTTTGAGATCCCGGTTGTACCTGGAGACGTGGTTGTAGCAGGCAGCGATGGTTTATTTGACAACTTGTATACCAAAGAGATAGAGGCGGTTGTGGCAGATGCCATCAAAGAAGGGCTTAGCCCCAACGCATCGGCCAAGAAACTCGCTTCATTTGCACGTGTTCGAGCTTTAGACAAGAAACAGCAAACTCCATTTTCTACAGCAGCTCAAGAAGCCGGATATGCTTATTATGGTGGTAAACTTGATGACATAACTGTTGTTGTCTCTTATGTCTCTTTATTATTGAACTAA
- the LOC142546603 gene encoding ultraviolet-B receptor UVR8-like isoform X2 produces MASKTVVIAWGSGEDGQLGIGNSEEKEWVCAISALSSSNVCSVVAGSRNSLAICDDGKLFTWGWNQRGTLGHPQETKNENVPSQVKALANVKIIQAAIGGWHCLAVDEQGRAYAWGGNEYGQCGEEPERKEDMGKPVRRDIIIPQRCVPRLSVHQVAAGGTHSVVLTREGHVWTWGQPWPPGDIKQISTPVRVQGLDSVRLIAVGAFHNLALLDDGTLMAWGNNEYGQLGTGDTQPRSQPIPVQGLSDLTLVDIAAGGWHSTALTDDGEVYGWGRGEHGRLGFGDDKSSKMVPQRVQLLVGEDIVQVSCGGTHSVALTRDGCMYSFGRGDHGRLGYGRKVTTGNPAEVPITIPPPKGISGSAAEGRWCAKLVACGGRHTLAIAEWHSSEADNVRTLKR; encoded by the exons ATGGCCTCCAAAACTGTTGTTATTGCATG GGGTTCTGGAGAAGATGGACAGTTGGGAATTGGAAACAGTGAGGAGAAAGAATGGGTTTGTGCCATTTCTGCTCTGAGTTCTAGCAACGTTTGCTCTGTAGTGGCCGGTAGCCGTAACTCCCTTGCTATATGTGATGACGGAAAG TTATTTACATGGGGCTGGAATCAAAGGGGAACACTGGGCCATCCACAGGAAACCAAAAATGAGAATGTTCCAAGCCAAGTTAAGGCACTTGCCAATGTCAAAATTATTCAG GCTGCTATTGGTGGCTGGCATTGCTTGGCCGTTGATGAACAAGGTCGAGCTTATGCATGGG GTGGGAATGAGTATGGACAGTGTGGTGAAGAACCTGAACGGAAAGAAGACATGGGCAAACCTGTCAGAAGAGATATAATCATTCCACAGCGATGTGTGCCAAGACTTTCTGTTCATCAG GTAGCTGCTGGTGGAACTCATTCTGTTGTTCTTACCCGAGAAGGACATGTATGGACATGGGGTCAACCATGGCCTCCTGGAGACAT AAAGCAAATTTCGACCCCAGTTCGAGTGCAAGGTCTTGATAGTGTTAGGTTAATTGCAGTAGGTGCATTTCACAATTTAGCTCTTCTTGATGATGGAACTTTGATGGCTTGGGGCAATAATGAGTATGGTCAGCTTGGAACTGGTGATACCCAGCCAAGATCACAACCTATTCCTGTCCAGGGCCTCTCTGATCTTACTTTG GTTGATATTGCTGCTGGAGGATGGCATTCTACCGCGTTGACTGATGATGGAGAG GTGTATGGATGGGGCAGAGGGGAGCACGGAAGACTTGGATTTGGAGATGACAAGAGCAGCAAAATGGTTCCTCAAAGGGTTCAACTTTTAGTGGGCGAGGACATTGTTCAG GTTTCTTGTGGAGGTACTCACTCCGTTGCATTAACGAGGGATGGCTGCATGTATTCA TTTGGACGAGGGGACCATGGACGTTTGGGATATGGACGAAAGGTGACAACAGGGAATCCAGCTGAAGTTCCCATAACAATTCCACCTCCTAAAGGCATCAGCGGCAGTGCAGCTGAAGGCCGGTGGTGTGCTAAACTAGTTGCTTGTGGTGGCCGTCATACTCTGGCGATAGCGGAATGGCACTCTTCTGAGGCGGATAACGTACGTACTCTGAAGCGCTAA